Proteins encoded within one genomic window of Rossellomorea vietnamensis:
- a CDS encoding DUF7408 domain-containing protein encodes MKRWGKVLFVVCLGILMFLFIEDTTLAKGQIKISVEEGIDGKVKEGRGFPLKVTVENTGSDFKGDLLFDYAPSYQTGGARALSIDVPANSERTYTFSIPGFNDEIRHNSNLQTIHLFEGSWENGKEVTFKGDKRLTPNFIYTNNTTIGLLSENPDRLKGIKGSTMGGNRVEALTLSKDTFPEEQGGLQMFDYIVLDQFNVTGLSQEQQGVLKSWVQNGGVLFIGAVPHLRDTLGSVADMAPLSQQEEATLSDTSSFNVKKNIKASFSSLTVFEGEVKQEGEVVAEQGDIPIVAKSARGLGEVWQTSFSLGDPALNEWEDYDEWFAYMLSKTEPYFLLGQNNGDQSFLERIYYEVADSNELFPSTNFKVSTLVIILIVYLVIIVPLLYFLLRKMDKREQAWWIIPAISILVSSGIFITGAKDRISKPHLNQMNILKVEDDGSAHGIAAFTALSNTGGDYDFVSDRNQLELTPARMRNNPGGGNQYKFAVEELNKDQRTITFRDVEYWSTRTVLGTGEKEDLGKFIPELNMKDKTISGTIQNDFPYDFTDVYIWSGSRIYRVGEVKAGETLSVDKKLSTDYLSSPIGNPNMSAPFPNQQSMKQQKKERLENFASQMISSDNEPNSPVIFGYTEAEVFDMSIKNKKSKSDNFSLLYQHFPSLGTYKGAFTLRSEQLDPDVKPVNGQIIEHYSHNGADEMGLEDGTYEMTIQLPKQIDLSKVALHSLNMTLHTGGVLKFSLVEPYTGEKIPLEETSAGAIEVNENMNNYLNGNGEIVFEFEKRSQGDPFVRLPAIVLKGEVQP; translated from the coding sequence GTGAAAAGGTGGGGAAAAGTATTATTCGTTGTGTGTTTAGGCATACTGATGTTCCTGTTCATAGAGGACACAACACTGGCAAAAGGACAAATAAAAATTTCAGTGGAAGAAGGAATCGACGGAAAAGTAAAGGAAGGCCGGGGGTTTCCTCTTAAAGTCACCGTAGAAAATACAGGTTCCGATTTTAAAGGAGACCTTTTGTTTGATTATGCGCCATCCTATCAAACAGGGGGAGCGAGGGCATTATCCATTGATGTTCCTGCCAACTCCGAACGTACATACACATTTTCCATTCCAGGTTTCAATGATGAAATCAGACATAATTCAAATCTTCAAACCATCCATTTGTTCGAGGGGTCATGGGAAAATGGGAAAGAAGTGACATTCAAAGGGGATAAACGCTTAACACCTAATTTCATTTATACCAATAATACGACCATTGGATTATTAAGTGAGAATCCTGATCGATTGAAAGGGATCAAGGGCTCGACCATGGGAGGGAACAGGGTAGAGGCGTTGACACTCTCAAAGGATACATTTCCTGAGGAACAGGGCGGTCTTCAGATGTTTGATTATATCGTCTTAGATCAATTCAACGTAACGGGACTCAGTCAGGAACAACAGGGGGTTCTGAAGAGCTGGGTTCAAAATGGAGGGGTCCTATTTATCGGGGCTGTCCCTCATCTAAGAGATACACTTGGGTCAGTAGCTGATATGGCTCCTCTATCACAGCAGGAAGAAGCGACCCTTTCCGATACGTCATCCTTTAATGTTAAGAAAAACATCAAGGCTTCATTCAGCTCCTTAACCGTCTTTGAAGGGGAAGTGAAGCAAGAAGGGGAAGTAGTGGCCGAACAAGGGGATATCCCAATAGTTGCAAAGAGCGCAAGAGGTCTTGGGGAAGTGTGGCAAACGTCTTTTTCATTGGGTGATCCTGCTTTGAACGAATGGGAAGACTATGATGAGTGGTTTGCATACATGCTTTCTAAAACAGAACCCTATTTTTTATTGGGCCAGAACAATGGTGACCAAAGTTTTCTTGAGAGAATTTATTATGAAGTGGCAGATAGTAACGAACTCTTCCCATCGACAAATTTTAAAGTAAGCACATTAGTCATCATCCTGATCGTATACTTGGTCATCATCGTGCCGCTTCTTTATTTCCTATTAAGGAAAATGGATAAACGTGAACAGGCATGGTGGATCATCCCTGCCATATCGATCCTTGTCTCATCGGGTATATTTATAACAGGTGCCAAAGACAGAATCTCAAAGCCTCATTTGAATCAAATGAACATCTTGAAGGTGGAGGATGATGGGAGTGCCCATGGGATTGCAGCATTCACAGCTCTTTCCAACACAGGGGGGGACTACGACTTTGTTTCTGACAGAAATCAATTGGAGCTTACACCGGCAAGGATGAGAAATAATCCGGGTGGAGGCAATCAGTATAAATTCGCCGTTGAGGAACTGAACAAAGATCAAAGAACGATCACGTTCAGGGATGTCGAGTACTGGTCGACGAGAACCGTTTTGGGCACCGGCGAAAAAGAGGATCTGGGGAAATTCATCCCGGAATTAAATATGAAGGATAAGACGATTTCAGGTACGATTCAAAATGATTTCCCTTACGATTTCACCGATGTATATATTTGGTCGGGATCCCGGATTTACCGGGTGGGTGAAGTAAAGGCAGGGGAAACACTTAGTGTCGATAAGAAGCTTTCGACTGACTATCTATCATCGCCGATCGGTAATCCCAATATGTCGGCACCGTTCCCGAATCAACAAAGCATGAAACAGCAGAAGAAGGAACGCTTGGAAAACTTCGCCTCACAAATGATTTCTTCCGATAATGAACCGAATTCACCCGTCATTTTTGGATATACGGAAGCTGAGGTTTTCGATATGAGCATTAAGAATAAAAAATCGAAATCGGATAATTTCTCGTTGCTTTATCAGCATTTTCCTTCTCTAGGCACTTATAAGGGAGCTTTTACGCTTCGGAGTGAGCAGCTGGACCCTGATGTCAAGCCTGTTAATGGGCAAATCATCGAGCATTATTCCCATAATGGTGCAGATGAAATGGGCCTAGAAGATGGAACGTATGAAATGACCATTCAACTTCCTAAACAAATCGATTTGTCAAAGGTCGCTCTTCATTCTTTAAATATGACGCTTCATACGGGAGGGGTCCTGAAGTTCTCACTTGTAGAGCCCTATACAGGCGAAAAGATCCCTCTTGAAGAGACATCTGCAGGAGCGATAGAAGTGAATGAGAATATGAACAACTATTTGAATGGCAATGGGGAAATCGTTTTTGAGTTTGAAAAGCGCTCTCAAGGGGATCCTTTCGTTCGTCTTCCTGCCATTGTATTGAAAGGGGAGGTACAACCATGA
- a CDS encoding N-acetyldiaminopimelate deacetylase: protein MSTVDFKAIRRDLHQIPELGFQEFKTQAYLLNYISTLPAERLEIKTWKTGLFVKVHGTRPTRVIGYRGDIDGLPIQEETELEFPSSHEGKMHACGHDFHMTIELGVLTYFVHHPIEDDLLFIFQPAEEGPGGAEPMLQSEIMKEWMPDCIFALHIAPEYEVGTVAVKEGLLFANTSELFIDFKGKGGHAAYPHHTKDMIVTASSFVTQMQSIVSRNVDPLDSAVITVGKMESGTVQNIIAETARLEGTIRTLSPQSMQSVKERLEALIEGMRISYDCEIEVSYGSMYRQVFNDPKWTNHFMSFLRETNRDLVICKEAMTGEDFGYMLEEIPGFMFWLGVDSPYGLHHSKLNPNEDAIDFAITLLTDYIGSLK, encoded by the coding sequence ATGTCAACAGTAGACTTTAAGGCGATCAGGAGAGATCTTCATCAAATTCCTGAACTTGGGTTTCAAGAGTTTAAAACGCAAGCATACTTACTGAATTATATTAGCACTCTCCCTGCTGAACGATTAGAGATCAAGACTTGGAAAACGGGCCTTTTTGTTAAGGTTCACGGAACAAGGCCAACGAGGGTGATCGGGTACCGTGGGGACATCGACGGCCTGCCGATCCAGGAGGAAACGGAGCTTGAATTCCCTTCTTCACATGAAGGGAAGATGCATGCCTGTGGACATGATTTTCACATGACGATCGAGTTGGGGGTCCTCACCTATTTTGTTCACCACCCAATCGAAGATGACCTTCTCTTCATTTTCCAACCGGCAGAGGAAGGGCCGGGCGGGGCGGAGCCGATGCTCCAAAGTGAAATCATGAAGGAGTGGATGCCGGATTGTATATTTGCCCTGCACATTGCCCCGGAATACGAAGTGGGGACGGTTGCCGTTAAAGAGGGACTGCTGTTTGCCAATACGTCTGAACTATTCATAGACTTTAAAGGGAAGGGTGGACATGCCGCCTACCCCCATCATACAAAGGATATGATTGTCACGGCTTCCTCCTTTGTCACCCAAATGCAGTCAATAGTCTCAAGGAACGTTGACCCTTTAGACAGTGCGGTCATCACAGTCGGAAAAATGGAAAGTGGTACGGTCCAGAATATCATTGCAGAAACGGCACGATTGGAAGGGACCATCCGTACCCTCTCACCACAGTCGATGCAGAGTGTGAAAGAGCGCTTGGAAGCCTTGATCGAAGGAATGAGAATCAGTTATGACTGTGAAATCGAAGTGAGTTATGGCAGCATGTACCGGCAGGTTTTTAATGATCCCAAGTGGACAAATCACTTTATGTCTTTCCTGCGGGAAACCAATAGGGACCTTGTCATCTGCAAAGAAGCGATGACTGGGGAAGACTTCGGTTATATGCTTGAGGAAATACCCGGCTTTATGTTCTGGCTTGGTGTCGACTCCCCATACGGCCTCCATCATTCTAAATTAAACCCGAACGAAGATGCCATTGACTTTGCCATCACTCTTCTAACGGATTATATCGGTTCATTAAAATAA
- the dapD gene encoding 2,3,4,5-tetrahydropyridine-2,6-dicarboxylate N-acetyltransferase — translation MNMMDANEIISFIQNSTKSTPVKVYVKGDLDGINFGSAQTFLQGTSGVVFGEWSELSTILEENKDKIEDYVVENDRRNSAIPLLDLKGVKARIEPGAVIRDQVEIGDNAVIMMGAMINIGSVVGAGTMIDMNVVLGGRATVGKNCHIGAGAVLAGVIEPPSAKPVVIEDDVVIGANAVVLEGVTVGKGAVVAAGAIVVDDVAPYTVVAGTPAKKLKDIDDKTKSKTEIKQELRQL, via the coding sequence ATGAACATGATGGATGCAAACGAAATTATTTCTTTTATTCAAAATAGTACTAAATCGACTCCAGTAAAGGTTTATGTGAAAGGTGATCTGGATGGGATCAACTTCGGTTCTGCCCAAACGTTCCTTCAAGGGACATCAGGGGTTGTTTTCGGAGAGTGGAGTGAGCTTTCTACTATTCTTGAAGAGAATAAAGATAAAATTGAAGACTATGTAGTGGAAAATGACCGCCGAAATTCTGCGATTCCTCTTCTGGACCTTAAAGGCGTAAAAGCCCGTATCGAACCGGGTGCCGTTATTCGCGACCAGGTCGAAATCGGTGACAATGCTGTCATCATGATGGGGGCCATGATCAATATTGGTTCTGTAGTAGGAGCAGGAACCATGATTGATATGAATGTTGTACTCGGTGGACGTGCAACGGTAGGTAAGAATTGTCATATCGGAGCAGGTGCTGTGCTTGCAGGAGTCATTGAACCGCCATCTGCTAAGCCCGTGGTTATTGAAGACGATGTCGTCATTGGTGCCAATGCCGTGGTCCTCGAAGGTGTAACGGTCGGTAAAGGGGCTGTTGTGGCAGCCGGAGCGATTGTCGTGGACGATGTTGCCCCATACACGGTTGTTGCCGGTACCCCTGCGAAGAAGTTGAAAGATATCGATGACAAAACAAAATCAAAGACAGAAATCAAACAAGAATTACGTCAACTGTAA
- a CDS encoding LysR family transcriptional regulator, translating to MAFSEYQLLHVLAQEMNMRKAAERLFVSQPALSQRLQTIEKEWGTKLFIRSQKGLSLTPAGELVVNLADEMLQKEESVRERIQALESEVHGTLKIACASIVGQNWLPKVLKRFVETYPHAKISLMTGWSSEILKAIYEDEVHIGIIRGTPDWKGPKHHLFQDTLYLVDREIQSIDEVMKTDRPFIQFKSDSNYYQEIQDWWHRQFQTTPKRTIVVDQIETCKQMTLNGIGYAILPAITLDGMEENIYKIPLIDEHDSLIHRDTWLLGYESAFQLRQVEAFLEVVNEFIHENS from the coding sequence ATGGCATTTTCGGAATATCAGCTGCTCCATGTACTTGCCCAGGAAATGAATATGAGGAAAGCTGCTGAACGGTTATTTGTATCTCAGCCTGCATTGTCCCAGAGACTGCAGACGATTGAGAAGGAATGGGGGACGAAATTATTTATCCGATCCCAAAAAGGCCTTTCACTGACACCGGCCGGAGAACTTGTCGTGAATCTTGCAGATGAGATGCTGCAGAAGGAAGAGAGTGTGAGGGAACGTATTCAGGCCCTTGAGTCTGAAGTGCACGGAACGTTGAAGATCGCCTGTGCCTCGATTGTAGGGCAAAATTGGCTTCCGAAGGTTCTTAAGCGTTTTGTGGAGACCTATCCACATGCCAAGATTTCTTTGATGACAGGATGGAGCAGTGAAATTCTTAAAGCCATTTATGAAGACGAAGTGCATATAGGGATCATCAGGGGGACTCCGGACTGGAAAGGGCCGAAACACCATTTATTTCAGGATACCCTGTACTTGGTCGATAGAGAGATCCAGTCCATCGATGAAGTCATGAAAACGGATCGTCCCTTTATCCAGTTTAAAAGTGATTCGAATTATTATCAGGAAATTCAAGATTGGTGGCATCGTCAATTCCAGACCACCCCAAAGCGGACGATCGTGGTAGACCAAATTGAAACATGTAAGCAGATGACTCTAAACGGGATCGGCTACGCCATACTGCCAGCCATCACGTTGGACGGCATGGAAGAAAATATTTATAAAATCCCCCTCATCGATGAGCACGATTCACTCATTCACCGTGATACATGGTTACTTGGTTACGAGTCTGCCTTTCAATTACGACAGGTGGAAGCATTTCTAGAAGTTGTAAACGAATTCATCCATGAAAACTCATAG
- a CDS encoding sulfite exporter TauE/SafE family protein translates to MEVILFFTGLIVALIGTLAGSGGLIGMPVMLLLGLPIHTAIATAKFSNIISSFSSFIYLVRDRKITWKESLPILPIALAGGLSGAFLSDKISPSLLEWMAFFFLLLALALSLLKGFQPKERKKTHYRVYGLLYFISTYDGLFGPGQATMLMYTHLFHGLSYIKSMALTRFQTFVSCLGAFTVYFQNGHVEWGAAVPFALGALLGAQLAVRLASRLSMKYLKILLNILTFILILQLGKNLFF, encoded by the coding sequence ATGGAAGTGATATTGTTTTTCACTGGTTTGATTGTAGCTCTTATCGGAACGCTTGCCGGAAGCGGCGGCCTGATCGGTATGCCAGTCATGCTCCTTTTGGGGTTACCGATTCATACCGCGATTGCAACGGCTAAATTTTCGAATATCATCAGTTCTTTTTCGAGTTTCATTTACCTGGTGCGGGATCGGAAAATCACATGGAAGGAATCTTTGCCCATCCTTCCCATAGCGCTGGCCGGGGGGCTGTCTGGGGCCTTTCTATCGGATAAAATATCCCCGTCCCTCCTTGAATGGATGGCTTTTTTCTTCCTTCTCCTTGCTCTGGCATTAAGCCTACTGAAGGGATTCCAGCCAAAGGAAAGGAAAAAGACACATTACAGGGTGTACGGGCTTCTGTATTTCATCAGTACGTACGACGGATTGTTCGGACCAGGGCAGGCTACGATGCTCATGTACACACATTTATTTCATGGACTGTCTTATATAAAATCAATGGCCCTTACCCGTTTTCAAACCTTTGTCAGTTGTTTAGGGGCATTCACGGTCTATTTTCAAAATGGTCACGTCGAATGGGGTGCAGCCGTCCCGTTTGCACTTGGGGCCCTCTTAGGAGCTCAGTTGGCAGTAAGACTGGCATCAAGGCTTTCTATGAAATATCTCAAGATACTATTAAACATTTTGACATTCATTCTAATCCTGCAGCTCGGCAAGAATCTTTTCTTTTAA
- the cbpB gene encoding cyclic-di-AMP-binding protein CbpB has product MISLSSKELLETNIKDFIIPSEKVAHVQVGNSLEHALLLLTKSGYSAIPVLDPTFRFQGLISSSLITDSILGLERFEFEKLEEKKVEEVMTTDFPIISLQADFKKALELLVDHPFLCVVSDDGYFEGIMTRRVVLKQLQRQLFKRD; this is encoded by the coding sequence ATGATTTCATTGAGTAGCAAGGAGTTATTAGAAACGAATATTAAGGATTTCATTATTCCTTCTGAGAAGGTGGCTCACGTTCAAGTGGGAAATTCCCTGGAACATGCGTTACTATTACTCACAAAGAGCGGTTACTCAGCCATCCCTGTCCTTGATCCAACATTCCGTTTTCAGGGGTTGATCAGTTCAAGTTTAATTACCGATTCGATTCTCGGTCTCGAACGTTTTGAGTTTGAAAAACTTGAAGAGAAAAAGGTAGAGGAAGTCATGACAACAGATTTTCCAATCATCTCTTTACAAGCAGATTTCAAGAAGGCTTTAGAATTATTAGTCGACCACCCATTCTTATGCGTTGTGTCCGACGATGGCTATTTTGAAGGAATCATGACAAGAAGAGTTGTATTAAAGCAACTTCAACGACAGCTGTTTAAAAGGGATTAA
- a CDS encoding YkuJ family protein encodes MSQLLGIIQRLKSLQEQGEQGETQQRFFEYNGKKICEVKYLPKQDTFEIEVMNEKGNSFPFDNIDITAIEIFELLQEAQQD; translated from the coding sequence ATGTCTCAGCTTCTTGGAATTATACAAAGATTAAAATCATTACAAGAACAAGGTGAACAAGGGGAAACTCAACAACGATTTTTTGAATACAATGGTAAGAAAATCTGTGAGGTGAAGTATCTTCCCAAACAGGATACATTCGAAATTGAAGTCATGAATGAAAAAGGAAACAGCTTTCCTTTTGATAACATAGACATTACAGCCATTGAAATCTTCGAACTTCTTCAGGAAGCCCAACAAGATTAA
- a CDS encoding MBL fold metallo-hydrolase, translating to MSIYRIDSRISLVDLMDLSLKERTGSYIINEEALTIIETSASPSIPHLKKGLSKLNINLEDIQYIILTHIHLDHAGGAGLFLKECPNASIIVHPKGRRHLIDPTRLIAGARAVYGEKFDELFDPIAPIPEERILVMDHGEKLGLSDTCTLTFYHTPGHAEHHLSIFDSASKGMFTGDTCGIQYTIGSKRFYFPSTSPNQFDPEKMKTSIHLYRSLPLDRLYFGHYGVSEEVSFALTEVEKWLDLFLKKSEEQYSSHVTIEENVRTITSALIDLTGRELVQKGIDPKNPIFSLLELDMNVSAMGIVDYFIKQKGDRSS from the coding sequence ATGAGTATTTACCGTATAGATTCCCGTATATCATTAGTTGATCTAATGGATTTATCCTTAAAGGAACGCACAGGCAGTTATATCATAAACGAAGAGGCGCTGACCATAATCGAAACATCCGCCAGCCCTTCAATCCCTCATCTAAAAAAAGGTCTCTCTAAGTTAAACATTAATCTTGAAGATATTCAATACATAATTTTAACCCATATCCATCTTGATCATGCTGGAGGAGCAGGTCTTTTTCTAAAAGAGTGCCCAAACGCGAGTATTATCGTCCACCCGAAAGGAAGGCGTCATCTCATCGATCCCACCCGTTTGATTGCAGGAGCAAGAGCGGTTTATGGTGAAAAATTCGATGAACTATTCGACCCGATTGCACCGATTCCTGAAGAGAGGATCCTGGTGATGGATCATGGAGAAAAACTGGGTCTCAGTGATACGTGTACGCTGACGTTCTATCATACCCCTGGACATGCAGAACATCACCTCAGTATCTTTGATTCCGCTTCAAAAGGGATGTTCACCGGCGACACATGTGGAATTCAATACACCATAGGATCGAAGCGGTTTTATTTCCCTTCCACTTCACCCAATCAATTTGATCCTGAAAAAATGAAGACTTCCATCCACCTTTATAGAAGCCTTCCTCTCGACCGGTTGTATTTTGGCCATTACGGGGTAAGCGAGGAAGTCTCTTTTGCCCTTACAGAAGTAGAAAAGTGGTTGGATCTTTTTCTAAAAAAGAGTGAGGAACAGTATTCTTCACATGTTACAATAGAGGAGAATGTAAGGACCATCACCTCAGCTCTGATTGACCTGACAGGAAGAGAATTGGTCCAAAAAGGGATTGATCCAAAGAACCCTATTTTCTCATTGTTGGAGTTGGATATGAACGTTTCTGCAATGGGAATCGTAGATTATTTCATAAAACAAAAAGGAGACCGTTCATCATGA
- a CDS encoding glutaredoxin family protein, with product MKEVTLYSQPECPPCEVVKMFLKEHHVNYKEINIKKDAQARNYLINQLQCYSTPTVTIDSEVISGFNLEALSAALNK from the coding sequence ATGAAGGAAGTCACACTATATTCACAACCAGAATGTCCACCCTGCGAAGTGGTCAAAATGTTCTTGAAAGAACATCATGTGAATTATAAAGAAATCAACATAAAAAAAGACGCGCAAGCAAGAAACTATCTTATCAATCAATTGCAGTGTTACTCCACTCCCACCGTCACCATTGATTCGGAAGTCATTTCAGGCTTCAACCTGGAAGCCCTGTCTGCTGCCTTAAACAAATAA
- a CDS encoding DUF3993 domain-containing protein, with amino-acid sequence MRKKKLSLLFFILVLVTAACGQAGQIQASTFTKENALSLVKEAFQTQVSLSEKPQSKNQIEEKLSKYLTHSLTAGFMNENVYEVDGGYITFGSDFASHYVPYFHYDDSTRVRYIDGKWYVWEERTEDEEGPVSSTNGIEAVVLSEEEGTWKVSSITYELPESVQPSH; translated from the coding sequence GTGCGGAAGAAAAAATTATCGCTATTATTTTTCATTTTAGTCCTAGTAACAGCAGCTTGTGGACAAGCGGGGCAAATACAGGCATCCACGTTCACAAAGGAAAATGCCTTATCCCTTGTTAAGGAAGCCTTTCAAACTCAAGTATCCTTGAGTGAAAAACCACAATCCAAGAATCAGATTGAGGAGAAACTGTCAAAGTATCTTACACATAGTCTTACAGCAGGCTTTATGAATGAAAACGTATATGAGGTAGACGGGGGGTACATCACATTCGGCTCTGATTTCGCCTCTCACTATGTACCATATTTTCATTATGATGATTCCACGAGGGTACGATACATAGATGGAAAATGGTATGTCTGGGAAGAAAGGACAGAAGATGAGGAGGGGCCGGTTTCCAGCACGAACGGCATCGAAGCCGTGGTGTTGAGTGAAGAAGAAGGAACATGGAAGGTTTCCTCGATCACGTATGAATTACCGGAATCCGTTCAACCATCACACTAA
- a CDS encoding EAL domain-containing protein: MDALEILSNIEKVIPYFQPIFSADEHKIIGYEVFGRMNMGNDGVESLGPFFGDDEIPDEYKMEVDERVTRLALEKFLAEKQEGYIFLNRNAGLLMLDHGESFLELLLEYEKKGLDLSRTVIELSEKTFVGDFDQLVHLLLYYKTYGIKIAIDNIGGNSGQLDRLSQYSPDILKVDLYQLRNDAGNKVYKDILYSLSMLARKIGASLLFENIEINYQLQFAWLNGGRYYQGFYLKHPSDTFLEPDLLKEKLKEKCQDYIRYEKKHLEAGYEFADVLHKEISQKLMTLKKQTVEFDDLLFEVARHFTDKCFRVYICDENGFQVTSNVVKSDQVWTIEPRYKGKNWSWRPYFLENIIRMRIDKKGLLSDIYSDIDSGESIRTYSYPFGNGLYLFMDLSYEFLFEEDGLLF; this comes from the coding sequence ATGGACGCATTAGAGATATTATCCAATATAGAAAAAGTGATTCCGTACTTTCAACCGATCTTCAGTGCAGATGAACATAAAATCATCGGGTACGAGGTATTTGGAAGAATGAATATGGGGAATGATGGGGTCGAAAGTCTTGGGCCATTCTTTGGTGACGATGAGATACCTGATGAATATAAAATGGAAGTGGATGAACGTGTCACACGTCTTGCGCTGGAAAAATTTTTAGCAGAGAAACAAGAGGGTTACATATTTTTGAACCGGAATGCCGGGTTACTTATGCTGGATCATGGTGAGTCCTTCCTTGAGCTACTCCTGGAATATGAAAAGAAGGGTTTGGACTTAAGCAGGACAGTAATCGAATTGTCAGAAAAAACGTTTGTAGGGGACTTTGATCAATTGGTCCATCTTCTCCTCTATTACAAAACATATGGAATAAAGATTGCCATCGATAATATCGGTGGTAACAGCGGTCAATTGGACCGGCTGTCACAGTATTCGCCGGATATACTGAAAGTGGATTTATATCAACTTCGTAATGATGCCGGGAATAAAGTGTATAAAGATATTCTATATAGCTTATCGATGCTTGCCAGAAAAATCGGGGCATCCCTGTTGTTCGAAAATATCGAAATCAACTACCAGCTCCAATTTGCCTGGCTGAATGGGGGCAGGTATTACCAGGGCTTTTATCTGAAGCATCCTTCCGACACCTTTCTCGAACCGGATCTGTTAAAAGAAAAGCTGAAAGAAAAGTGCCAGGACTATATCCGATATGAAAAGAAACATTTGGAAGCAGGCTATGAGTTCGCGGACGTTCTTCATAAAGAGATCAGTCAAAAACTGATGACTTTAAAGAAACAAACGGTGGAATTTGATGATTTGCTTTTTGAGGTGGCGAGGCATTTTACGGATAAATGTTTTCGGGTTTACATTTGCGATGAAAATGGGTTTCAAGTTACGAGTAACGTCGTGAAATCCGATCAGGTTTGGACGATTGAACCAAGGTACAAAGGGAAAAATTGGAGCTGGCGCCCGTACTTCCTGGAAAATATCATCCGGATGAGAATCGATAAAAAAGGTTTGCTATCTGATATTTACAGTGACATAGATTCTGGAGAATCCATCCGTACGTATTCCTACCCGTTCGGAAATGGTCTGTATCTCTTCATGGATCTCTCGTATGAATTTTTATTTGAAGAAGACGGTTTGCTTTTTTAG
- the fadH gene encoding 2,4-dienoyl-CoA reductase, which yields MGEEQVVIVTGGSNGMGKYMAKHFVETGASVVVTGRNEERLQSVKEEFSSLKGKIEVFQMDVREQEHVKAMVEFTAEKFGKIDVLINNAAGNFICPVEKLTPNGWKSVIDIVLNGTFLCSHAVGNYWIEHDQKGSIINMVATYAWNAGAGVAHSAAAKAGVLSLTRTLAVEWGHKYGIRTNAIAPGPIERTGGAEKLWISEEAAKRTIDSVPLKRLGTPEEIAGLAFFLASEKAAYINGECITMDGGQWLNPFPF from the coding sequence ATGGGAGAAGAACAAGTTGTCATCGTAACAGGCGGTTCGAATGGTATGGGGAAGTATATGGCAAAGCACTTCGTCGAAACAGGGGCAAGTGTCGTTGTCACGGGGAGAAATGAGGAGAGGCTTCAATCGGTGAAGGAGGAGTTCTCTTCTCTCAAAGGGAAAATCGAAGTATTTCAAATGGACGTTAGGGAGCAGGAACATGTGAAGGCCATGGTCGAGTTTACGGCAGAAAAATTCGGCAAAATCGATGTTCTGATCAATAATGCAGCCGGAAACTTCATATGCCCTGTAGAGAAGCTCACTCCAAATGGGTGGAAGTCCGTCATTGACATCGTCTTGAATGGAACATTCTTATGTTCACATGCGGTTGGGAACTATTGGATCGAACATGATCAAAAGGGATCCATCATCAATATGGTGGCAACATATGCTTGGAATGCCGGAGCGGGTGTCGCTCATTCGGCAGCGGCAAAAGCCGGGGTCTTATCATTGACAAGAACCCTGGCCGTCGAGTGGGGTCATAAGTATGGGATTCGCACGAATGCGATTGCCCCGGGACCGATCGAACGTACCGGAGGAGCTGAGAAGCTGTGGATCTCGGAGGAAGCTGCCAAAAGGACCATCGACAGTGTACCATTAAAACGCTTGGGTACACCGGAAGAAATTGCAGGACTTGCCTTTTTCCTCGCCTCTGAAAAGGCTGCCTATATTAATGGAGAATGCATCACGATGGATGGAGGTCAATGGCTGAACCCGTTTCCATTTTGA